The sequence CACACGAAACCATGCGAATACTCTGAATCAGCGAACGGTAGTGTTTGCGAGTCTCCTCGAAATCTTCACAATCACGGTCAAAAATTTTTGCTGAAGGCAGGGATTTGTTTTTGGGATCAAAAGCCAGAAAGGTGCGGTCCTTGGAAACCCAGGAACTGTTGACATGATTGCCGGTCTTCATATAGGAAACACTGGTCAGATTATCTTGCTGATACATACTGGCGTTGATGCCGGCAATCAAACCATTTTCATTGACCCAGTCCTTGACGGACTTCCGTTGACCACTGGCTTTGGCGGAAGCGTTCAATAACCTGAATTCAAAATATCTCAAATCGATGCGAAGCACCTGGATGACAGAATCTCCCAATTGTGACTTCTGGGAAGGGACAAAACTCCCCAACTCCAAACCAGGCTCTAATTCTTGCCAAAATTTATTGGGAAGATCTTCTGAACGGCTCTCCAGTTGAGAGGGTATCACCGATACCACGGCAACCAAAACGGCCAGACACAGGAGCGAAAAGCTTCGATTCAAGATTTTGTTCCTCGAACGTAAATTTATCATGATACTAACAGCCCAATATATATTTCGTACTCTCATGCAATAGAGAACACGACCCATCAAAAAAGCGAATATGCTATATATGGGCTAGAGGACAGTTTCAAAATTATCATTTCTACATAATCTTTTCAATAGCATGCTCATCAAGATCTTTTACCCTTTTTTCTTTTTAAATATAAATCAAAAGTTTTTTTCAGAGGATCCTCGTAAAAGTAAGGGGAAAGGATATTCTTTCATTAATAAAAAGCGGATTCCAACCCGACAAATTCACGGGAAGAGCTTGCAATTGCGAGATATTTTGAAAATCACTGTTTTTTTTGGGTAGTGCAGAGTTATTTTTTTGTTCCCGGATTGATTTTAAAAAAGTTTTGATACATAATGGCCCTCATTATCCCCAAGTGCACTTATTCAGATGAATTACTTGTCTCTATTAATATTTCGGCGTCCCTAATTTCAAATCAAGGAGAATCTATGAAAACCACAATAATTGCAATGCTACTGACATTTTCTCTGGGCTTGGTAGGATGCGTTACGACCCAGGCGGGAAGTGGGACCCCTGCTAAAAGCGGCACCGTGAGCAGTGAGGCAAAGGACAGTAAAATGTTGACTGAAGAAGATTACAAGAGAATCGGCGTCAAGGAGACAGGTGTCCGGTAATTAAACCTTGCTCTGTTTGCTCAGGCAAACAAAAGGTTTTTTCGCCCGGCTGAATTCTGCACCGTCAGAGCGTTCTTTTAAATTCCATCCCTACTTAGGGATGGAATTTTTTTTTGCTGACAGTTAGAATAGTTGCATTTTTCACAATGAAACTCTATTGAGCCCCAGAATCAAATGCAAGGAAATGCGTTGTCGTCCGGACCGGTTTTTTCAAAGGATCATTTAATCAATCTGTATCATCTGAACGAGCTTTACGGCAATGTGGCCACGAAAGTCTCTGAAAAACTCAGAGAAGCTTATCAGCTCGAGATTCCCATCACCTCGGGAATCTGGGGGGGGACCTATCTCATTGCCGAGAAAAACGGGAAAGCTAAAAGAAGAATCTGGCGTCTCTATTGCATAGTCAACCTGCCACAAAACAGTCCTCTGGACAAACATGAAAACCTGGAACGCCTGATCAGCTGTTATTCCGATGAGTTCATAAACGCCTTCAGCCCCTACGACCTGGACTTGAAACTAAAAATGTGGGGAGGACGGCTACCTTATAGCAATCGCGCCAAACCCAGCATCACCATGCATATGGAGGACGCCAAGGAGCGGGTCCGCTGGTTACGTGCTTTTTTCGTGTGGAATCATGTTCCCTGGGAAGAATCCGTTATTCACGATGTGGCGCGAATCCTCAAAGAGTACAAGGAATTTTTCGACCTCGATCGCGGGCCGGTTACCAAAGACCCCAAGGATCTAAAATTTCTTTTGCAGGATATTATCATTATCTACCGAACCCTTGAAGGAGCCTGCTCACCAGATTTTCAAGAGCACGCCAACCCCCTTATTCAGGAATTGATGGATCACTTCATGAAAGGGCTGCACGACCCGGTTCTGATTCAGGAACTTTATCTGAAGGTTTTTCACAATGCCCTGATTTACGGGTATGAGGAAGCACTGGACGGGCATTTCGCAAAAGCCGGACTGGATATCCGAAAAATTGAAAACTGGCGTGAGGACAAGATCAACTGGGTGCCAGAAGAGCTTAAGGAACAACTCATTCCTCCCATTCAGAAAATATTTACAGGCTTTAAAATCAATCTGGAAAAAGAACGCCTGCCACCTTCCTGAGCCTCCAGCCTGAAGCCAGAAAAATTTTCTTATCCAATAACGACCTCGCCTTTTTTCTCTGCATAATCGTCAATAATTTGCAGCAATTTATCCTTTTTAATGGGCTTGGTCAAATAATCAGAACACCCGGCCTGCACACACCGTTCCTTTTCCCCATTCAGCGCATGAGCGGTCAACGCGAGGATGGAAACTTCTTTAACATTTTTTTCCTTTTCCCATTCACGGATTTTTTTCGCAGCCGAATAACCATCCATGACAGGCATTTGGATATCCATCAGAACCAGATCGTAATTCCCAGAAATGAATTTTTTTACGGCGATTTCCCCATTTTCGGCAATATCCAGCTCATGGTTTGTTTTTTTAAGGTACAACTTAATCAACAATTGATTGTCCGGAGAATCTTCAGCAAGCAAGATCTTCAACGATTTATTTTCCTCATCACCATCGCCTGTTAAATCAGGTTCCGTATTATGAGGCGTCACAACCCGACTGTTACCCGAAAGGTTAACGCTGTTTGCAAGGGCAACGGATTTTTCATCATCGTTTGCAGTTTCAAATTGAGTCGTGAAGAAAAAAGTACTGCCCTCACCTAACTGACTTTCCACCCAAATAGTTCCCTTCATTTTCTCCACAAGTTGTCGGGTAATGCTCAACCCCAGCCCCGTTCCTCCATACTTGCGGGTCGTGTCCGAACTGGCCTGGCTGAAACTTGTAAAAATAGAACCCAGTTTATCTGTTGGAATTCCAATCCCTGTATCGGTCACCGAAAATCTCAGCGACTCTTCATTTTTCTCTTCAAGGTTATTTTCGATGTGAATAAGAACCGACCCGGTGTCAGTGAATTTAATGGAATTGCCTATCAGATTGGTCAAGATCTGGCGCAGTCTATAGGGGTCGCCCTTCAGACAGTTGGGAACGTCTGCATCCACTTGCCAAATCAAGGAAATGGATTTTTACTGCGCCCGCACATCCATAATCTGCACAGTTTTTTCGACCAGGTCGCGGATGAAAAATGGAACACATTCCATATCAAAGCTCCCGGATTCAATTTTCGAAAGATCCAGTATATCGTTGATCAGCATTAAAAGACTTTCCCCCGCAGAACGGAATAATTGAACATACTGCTTTTGTTCTGAAGACAAGGGGGATTCCGCCAACAGGTCAGCCATGCCGATGATGGAATTCATCGGTGTTCGAATTTCATGGCTCATATTGGCTAAGAAATCGCTTTTTGCCATGTTGGCCCGATCCGCTTCCTCCTTGGCCTTGACGATTTCCACTTCAGCATTTTTTCGCTCGGCAAATTGTCCGATTTGACTTCCCAAACTGATAAGTAAATTCGCAGGATTTTCATCAAGCCTGCAAATCTTCCGGGTAAAAACTTCGATCACGCCGATCACCTGTTGAGATGCGATCACCGGGAAACCAAATCCTGAGTGAAGACCTATTTTAGCGGCATATGGCGCCCGCGGGAAGTTGCTGTCCTGAGTAACATCGGGTATCCATGCTGGCGCCTGGGTTTCCCAAATCCTCCCCGGCAAACCGACCCCATCAGGAAATATAATTTCATGCGTTTGTCTCTCAAACTCCTGGAAATTTTTGCCTTGAATAAAGTCAGAGCGCCAACCGTATTTGCACTGCAAGCCGGCCTCCGCTTCGTTCATCTCCCAGTAAAAACTGAGATCCCAGTGCAAAAACTCGCCAATTACTTTGAGAATATCTGGAATCGCCTCTTCCATACTTCGCGAGTCTGCAAAAAGCTTGGTCAGTGAAAATTGCATGGCCTGTTGGGCGCGCGCTTTTTTTTGCTCTGTGATGTCATGAAAAATCCCCGTAAACATGCGTTTTCCTTCGACAAACATTTCATTGACAGCGATGTTTAAAGGAACTTCGGACTTGTCCCTGCGTAGACCCTCAACCTCATCAGTAAGACCCGCAATATTTGAAATCCGGGTATCGAGATGTTGCTTTTCTGTTTCATAATATCGTGGCGGGATCAACAATTTGACAGGCTGGCCTATAACTTCCGATGCTGAGTATCCAAATATTTTTTCCGCCATGTAATTGTAGGATTTTATCCTTCCGTGCGCATCCGTGCTAATGATCCCTGCCGCCACATTGTCAACTATCATTTGAATCCGGGTCTCACTGGATTCCAGGGCCAGGATTGCCCTCTGACGCTCGGCAACTTCTTTTTTCAACTGAACGGTTTGATTTTCCAATTTTCCCGTTCGGTTCTTGACGATTTTTTCGAGATTCTGATTCTGTTCGGAAAGGAGTTTATAGAACGACGAACTTTCCAGTGAATTAGCTGTATGTTGCAAAAGGATCGTCAGCAAATAATGAAACCCTTCATTTTCCAATTGCCTTTCATCTGCAACCACCCCGGCAAACAAACCCTGAACAGATGCCCGTGTGGCCAGAGTATGAAAGATTATTTTTTGACCCGATTGACGTGACTCAACAATCACCGGCCTGTTCTGATTCAGAGTCCAGGCAACGGTTCCCTGGTCCACATGAAAACCAAATTCTTCTTGAAAATCGTACTCCTCATCCTTGGGGTCCAAATGAGTTAAAATTAAATCGGAATCTTCTTTATCCACCAGATAAAAAGCCGTGACTTCCAAGTCGATCAAATGCTTTAGATGTTTGCAGGCCATATCCAATATGGACTGGGTGCTAAGCTCCATATTGCTTTGGCGTTGAAACTCGCCAAGCGTGGACAGCCAATCCAAACTATAAACCTGCAGACCTTCTCGATTTTCCAGAAATTCGATGCGAGCCCGCATCTGCTCTTCGGTCGTAAACCGCTGGTTATTTTTTTCCATACATCACTCCTCAGGGAGAAACATTTGAGTCGCTCCCGGAAACTGCCGATCCACTTGATTGACAATGGCCGGCAACAAGCTCACCGGGAGATCAATTTTTTTCCAGGCTTCAGTGTCCAATCGAGGAACAAACGGATCTCCGCTCCCTCCCAGAATCAGCGCATGGGCGATAATATCTGCAATGTGGAGAATAGCGGCTTCCACGGGAAAGTTAATGGCTATTGATGGGTCATGCTGACAGGCAATCGGCTCACTCAGGCTTTCCGGAAGCTTCCATCTTTTTAAGAGAGCCCCACCCACTTCTGCGTGATCACAACCGATCACTTCGCGCTCCAGCTGTTGAAAAGATGCCTTCTTCTCTTTAACCCGCAACGCAATGTCTTTTACCGGGTTGGCAAAATTCATCAATAATAGCAAACGCCCCAAGTCATGAAACATGCCCATCACGTAAAACCGTTCTACATTGGTTTCATGGCGATACGTCGCAATGACTCTCGCCGCCAGGCCACAGGCAATACTGTGAAACCAAAAATCTTTCATATCGATCAATTCTGGAGGCAGGTGCTTGAACCGGCTGGTGACCATCACCGCCAGAACCAAATCCCGTATTTGCGCCATCCCAATCACGGTGACGGCGTGAGTGACAGTTTCGATTTGAGATGGGAACCCAAAAAAGGAACTGTTTGCCAGTTTTAACAAGCGGGCGGAAAGCACAGAATCTCCACTGATCAACCTGGCAATATCCAAAAGAGAACTTTCGGGATCTTCAACGGCTTTATTGATCTGTTTAAACAGACTCGGCAGGGAGGAAATCTGGCATGAAAGATCCAATACACTTTCCACATCTTGTTTCATCAGTTCTTTCTCACTTCAAGGAGGTATTTAATTTTCGGTGGATACATATATCCATAAGCTCTTTGATGACCGGATCGTTCAGATCATGCCTGCAAAACAAAGTCTGCATTTCTTCTTCTATTTGTTTTCTTTGTCGGGGATCCAGAGCATCTAAAGGGTCTGCTTTTTTCTCGAGCTTTGAATCTCCATTGATGAAAACCTCAGAGACTCCCCAGATTTTTAAAACATTCAAATGCTTGGCCGATGTTTTGGCTCCGGCCGGAACGAGAAGACGGCCATGCAGATCTTTAACATCGCGGGCGACCACCATGCCCGGTTGCAAATCGGAAGTTCTTACACTGACAAACATAAAATCCAATCTCATAGGTTAAAGAAAACACTCCAATCAGGGATCCATGCTATTGAAACTAAAGCAAAATGACTGCCAAAAGGTCAGGCGGACAAGAGATTGTTATAACCCCGGAAATACAAGGGTTTTGCGTTTCGTTATATGTTGGGAATTTTATAAAAAGAGGATATCCGCACAAACCTTATGAGAGCGGGGGTGGATTTGGTGACAAATTAAGCGGAGGTAATTTGACCTTCAACAGGAGAGGAGGGCAAGGCTTCTAGAAGAGAAACCAGTTCGGCCAGGCTGGAGAGCACTAAATCCGCACCCGCAAAATTGATGTTCCGGTTTAGCGGGCTCTTTATAATAAGACAGGGCATCCCGGCCTGAGTGGCTGCTGTCAGCCCCTTCAAGGCA comes from Nitrospinota bacterium and encodes:
- a CDS encoding phosphodiester glycosidase family protein, producing MNRSFSLLCLAVLVAVVSVIPSQLESRSEDLPNKFWQELEPGLELGSFVPSQKSQLGDSVIQVLRIDLRYFEFRLLNASAKASGQRKSVKDWVNENGLIAGINASMYQQDNLTSVSYMKTGNHVNSSWVSKDRTFLAFDPKNKSLPSAKIFDRDCEDFEETRKHYRSLIQSIRMVSCDGKNVWEPQQKKWSIAAVGMDSKGRILFMHVSSPHSTHDFINILLDLPIDLKRAMYVEGGKDAQLYINTVKDEFEFVGNYSTGVNNADSTFAWPVPNVLGIVRAPRKK
- a CDS encoding ATP-binding protein is translated as MIWQVDADVPNCLKGDPYRLRQILTNLIGNSIKFTDTGSVLIHIENNLEEKNEESLRFSVTDTGIGIPTDKLGSIFTSFSQASSDTTRKYGGTGLGLSITRQLVEKMKGTIWVESQLGEGSTFFFTTQFETANDDEKSVALANSVNLSGNSRVVTPHNTEPDLTGDGDEENKSLKILLAEDSPDNQLLIKLYLKKTNHELDIAENGEIAVKKFISGNYDLVLMDIQMPVMDGYSAAKKIREWEKEKNVKEVSILALTAHALNGEKERCVQAGCSDYLTKPIKKDKLLQIIDDYAEKKGEVVIG
- a CDS encoding PAS domain S-box protein; amino-acid sequence: MEKNNQRFTTEEQMRARIEFLENREGLQVYSLDWLSTLGEFQRQSNMELSTQSILDMACKHLKHLIDLEVTAFYLVDKEDSDLILTHLDPKDEEYDFQEEFGFHVDQGTVAWTLNQNRPVIVESRQSGQKIIFHTLATRASVQGLFAGVVADERQLENEGFHYLLTILLQHTANSLESSSFYKLLSEQNQNLEKIVKNRTGKLENQTVQLKKEVAERQRAILALESSETRIQMIVDNVAAGIISTDAHGRIKSYNYMAEKIFGYSASEVIGQPVKLLIPPRYYETEKQHLDTRISNIAGLTDEVEGLRRDKSEVPLNIAVNEMFVEGKRMFTGIFHDITEQKKARAQQAMQFSLTKLFADSRSMEEAIPDILKVIGEFLHWDLSFYWEMNEAEAGLQCKYGWRSDFIQGKNFQEFERQTHEIIFPDGVGLPGRIWETQAPAWIPDVTQDSNFPRAPYAAKIGLHSGFGFPVIASQQVIGVIEVFTRKICRLDENPANLLISLGSQIGQFAERKNAEVEIVKAKEEADRANMAKSDFLANMSHEIRTPMNSIIGMADLLAESPLSSEQKQYVQLFRSAGESLLMLINDILDLSKIESGSFDMECVPFFIRDLVEKTVQIMDVRAQ
- a CDS encoding HDOD domain-containing protein produces the protein MKQDVESVLDLSCQISSLPSLFKQINKAVEDPESSLLDIARLISGDSVLSARLLKLANSSFFGFPSQIETVTHAVTVIGMAQIRDLVLAVMVTSRFKHLPPELIDMKDFWFHSIACGLAARVIATYRHETNVERFYVMGMFHDLGRLLLLMNFANPVKDIALRVKEKKASFQQLEREVIGCDHAEVGGALLKRWKLPESLSEPIACQHDPSIAINFPVEAAILHIADIIAHALILGGSGDPFVPRLDTEAWKKIDLPVSLLPAIVNQVDRQFPGATQMFLPEE